gagtggcacgggATCTTAGGAGGAGTTGTTAGGTGGAGTTAAGTAGAgtgaaaaaagtagttgaatattttaatgaggagaaagGAGAGAGggatttatttctaaatatagaaagtggacatcttcaatgggacaaactaaaaaggaaaggtggGCATCTTGagtgggaaggagggagtacattttagtAGTGCAGTTCTCGCTACTATTTGGAGTTGATGTCAAGCAGCTTCCAGAGTCTTGGTCTTCGAAGCATATTACCATGTTTTCTTGCAAGATAACATATGACATCCTTGATTAGATTTTTAACTGTGAAATTTAGGCAAAATAAAGTACAAACCTCATACGCCTTCTTACCAGGTTTGATGTCCCTGTGAGTGATGTTGCGATCATGGCAGGACTTAAGCGCCATCAACTAAACAAAACACAAAGTGATGAATCACAGGGCTGAAGTGAGAATCACGGattctattttataattaaacacCGCCTTcttttagatttaattaatcatATGGTCTAAAATTCTAAACTATTTCAAGGCCAAGGTGTATCTGGACTCTATTGTTATGAGACAGGCAGACGTGTTCAGTTGTTCAGACAAGCCGGAACCAAACTGTTTGACTATGAGAGTAAAACCATACCATGGGAGATGGTTATGAACTGTAACCGAAACCACGGCCGATAAGTGTTTGGTTTCAGTTTGAAGATGGGTTACAGATTTTCCTTTTAATATCTTcgaattgtttatttttatatttggattAATGCTTCAATGGTCAAGATATTTTAATCAATCTTAATGAACGGCCAACATATGTTCACCGTTGGAGGGATAAACCACCAGTTTTCCTTTTTCTAATTTGTTTTAAACCACTTTATGCGCTGAGGTTTCAGAACATCAAGTCAGTGGTCCTTAATCATTGTAGACCTCTAGAGACAAGTAACTAACAGAGGGTATTCATGCTTCTTAATGTACTACTACTTAAGTAAATAATACTAGCTTACCAACTGCCATATTATATCACGAAATTCCTCTTGTCCAGCTTCTGTTGTCTTCAACCAGTGCCACCAATTTGAAGCACGTAATATCTGAATGCGCTTCCCATGATTGCCTCTTTCTTTGTCAGCATCACTGACCACATCTTCTGCAGTATACAGAAGTTTTGACAAGGAAAAACCTTCATGATGAAACACAAGCCATATCTCGTTAGACCGTGATTCAAAAGATTCAACATATCTAGCAATGTGATTTAGTCCTTCTTCATTTGCAGCTTCACCCAATCTTTTTTCCCTAAAATTCACATCTTCAGGAATTGAGGAATCTTCAGTGTCCCGATTAACTGATTTATTTACATTTCCAGAGCCATGTGTACTGCAATGTGATAATTTCCAGAAATCTGGCTCTCTAGGTGGTGATGAACCTTGTAGAGAATTGGAAGCATTTAAGAAGATTTCACCAAAATATTTCTCTCGTAACCCACTCAAGTAAGCACCAATTCCTctttcaacctgcacatagaaacCGCAAATTGTAATATCAACCATTTGATGACTAATGACTAAGTAAGATCCCAGTTGCCAGTATATTATCCATATACCGATGCATTTTGCTAGATAAATTAATCAAACACAAAGCGACTAAGAAATATATTGACAATCCCCATAAAAAGAGAATACAGAAAATGTTCCAATAGCGTACTTATTCAGATTGCTGATTTAAAAATTAGAATTTCAGACGCTTCAAATTCCAACATTGACTGCTTTACATTGATTGCAATCTCGGCATCTAAATAAGAGTACATTTTACTATTCTTGACACCCAGTGCTGACTCAATCTTTTGAGTTATATATGTCAACTAACTGAAAAAACTGACATGTCCTTCAAATTAGCAAAACATATGCCTAAGACAATCACCCAGCAAGATACTCAGTTCTACAATGAAGACTAGATAAAGATGAAGGCAATCATCGAACAAAGACATAGGGGTGTTTGGCTGAGCTTATAAGCTCCtttaaaacatcttataaagtTGTTTAGTGGCTTATAAGATCTTGACAAGTGTTTGGAAAAATAAGCCAGGAAAGAATTCCTATTGTTGAGATCCCTCTTGCTTTtctcacatcgacttggtaatgATCATGTCTCTTCTATATATATTTGATAACCCTGCCCTTTTATAAGGTCTTTAAGGGGGTGGGTGGCCCATTTCTACATTAATTCTACTTTTTTGTTAGCCTGTTCACAATTCCCTAAGCTAATACAAGAGAGGCCTCAATTTAGTCTAGTAAATGTAGAATGGAAATCCAATCATTAAATctccaaaattataaaagtggaAATAGCTTCAAGGACAATCCTACTCAAGTTTTAGGCATTAAGATATGTTGGAAGCCTTGTACATATTGGGGAGAAAAAAATCAGGAATTATAACTTCAAATGAACGTGATTCTCACGTGTGCTTAATGACTTTAATTTAGTTCAGTTTTTCTCCTTTCTTAGAAAACTTTAAATTCTCTAACCAATGGAAAGTAGGGCAGTAAGATATTGGAAACTTGACCTCTTCTCTTGATTAACTGAACCACTACCAACTCTCCTAGGATGCATCGAAGGACTATATTCCCCCTGCATATTTCATCACTATTTTGTTCACCAAAATTACCTCGGGTTGTTCTCATGTAATTATGTAGTTTAGAACTGCATCTTCAAGAAAATAAATGATTCCAACTCCATAATAGCAAGTATTATCTTATGTTTTGTTTGTTCATTTTCTATGTTAACCATTTCTTAATATAGGTTTGAGTGTACTGTAGTGGCAGAGTGAAATCTTCTAAAATTTCTTATGAAGAAGTTTGTCATATGAGTATGAGATTGAAAAGGTTGCCTAGAACCTTAACATTCAAAAGATTGAGGCAATAGCAATCAAGAAAACTAGCACAGTGCACCTTATCTGCTTCAAAATGTAATTATGAAAACATTGAGATACACCAAGTAAAAACACATCGAAAGAAGATAACGGATTTGATTATGTACCATTATCCGCTTCAAAATGAACATGTTATCATCAGAATTGCCTCTTTTGCAATCTTCAAAGAACATATTTGTATCTTCATTTTCGTTATGCACAGTAGTTCTCTCATTTCTGTAGAAACCATTTTCTTCTACAAACTTCCTTTGGGAACTCTTACCAAGTTGAGAACAGTTCCAATTGAAAGCAAGCCAAACTTCACCGTATGCTCCACGATCAAACTTCTTCTTCAGTATGTACCTAGAGTGAAGGCATGCAAATATTCAAAATACATAACAACATTATTGGCTAATTGACAAAATGACACATATTAAATACAATTATTGTTTAGGGATATTGGAACAGCTGCTCTATTCAACATACATCTAGGTCATATCCAGACTATGTCAATAGGCTCATTCAGGTTCTAAAAGAAACAAACCAACCTTTACCAGGAAAAACAACTATGACCTGAAAAACATGGCCATATCCAATTCACAAAGTTATAAATGAGTTGTCAACTGGAAATTAACCAAAAAAATGAGGGACCCAGTAAGGTATACTTAAACTCATACAGTTACACTTACTAAGCATTTTATCATGGAACTGTCGTCATGTAAAAATGTGTAAAATAATACGTCGACCTAATATTTTAACTTGACTACCTAATGCATCAGCTTACGAATAAGCCCCTGCTTCTTAAATAACTAGACTGTAAAATGAATAACATCTGCAAATGACAGAATTAACTAACTCAGTTCATATCAACATCAGCATCTAGTCAAAGTCCCAAATGTCCTTTCACCCTTGGAGCATTAAGAGAAAGGTTACTAGCTTCACTAGAGAACTCACCCACCTTGTGTCTGATGTCGCATGCTCACTTTGACCAGAATTGTGCAAAGGAATTGATCCCAGAAAACCAAGGAATCTTGCAAAGCCATCAGAGCTCATGCAGTGATCTTTCTCATCATCAATATATGACCCAAAGTGCATGCATGTGTGCTGATCACTGTAGAAATCTATAGGCCGGCCTGCATATCAAGTTTGCACCCAAATTTTACCAAGTTTCCACATATTTTATCAAGTGGCGTTGTCCGTGAAAAAACTAACACATATGCCACTTTTTGAGAGCATCAGAGCCAATTCATTTTCATGAAAATGGAACTTTAACTTACTCCAGGTAAACTGATGTGCACCACTTAAAGCAGTTAATTGTTCCGACACAGGTTCACGGGCATCTTTGTGGATCCAAAATGTGTAATCATCGTTTACATCAAGATTCTCAGATAAATAAAAGCATCtaaaattgttgtgttttcctTCAACCTGTAGTAAGAACCAAATTACCATAAAATACAATTCTCTCTTTGATCATTTTGAAGTAAGATTGATAACTGAAAATGGAAGGAATAAGTCTAATTTGCTTATGAACAACAGGTTACAAACAAAAGAAACAAACAGTAAAGCTATATAAAAGTATTTGCATCAAAAGCCAAATACAAATATTGATGTATGCAGCTCAAAAGCATCTTAAATTCTTAATGCATCtcttatttatttgttaggttTCTGGTGATTTTAGGTTTCTGGTGATTCcctcttaatttattttgaaaagagTGGTGAACATCACCTGAAAGAAATAAGTATGACATTCAGTTATCCTTGTGAAAAGTGATCTAAATCTTGTCCTAATCCTTTGGCTAAATCACCATGTGCATGTGCATGTGCATAAGCAGTAGCCCCATACCATATTATCACAAGAATGAAATAATTTCTTCTGATAGACAAACATTTGACTTGTCGAAAATAAAACCAGCTTAAAAGGACAGAATAACTGTAGGACAGTGGACTCAGTAAAATTGGgaaagaaacaagaaaaaaaattgacaaaaaagTTAAGTTGCTAACAGAAATAGAGGATAAAGATTGTATTTCTTGTTCTAGGACTTACCAGTAATCTATCAAACTTGGTAACATCTGGAAGCGGCCGCAGTTCTGCGAGTATTGAGGTGTTGGCATCAGCTAGACAAATGATAAAGGAGCAGATCAGATTTCAGATACAGATTGTTAAAATATGATTACAGACTCAAAAGTCAGAAATGAGAACCATACATATGGTAACCAGACAAACATGAATAACCTTGAAACAGCATCATAACTAGGTCAAATAGTCATGGTTCTTGGGAAACCAAAGGCAGCTGAAAACCGATTGCTTGAATAATATGGGCTACTAATTGAGaaatatttttgtatttaaaaACAGCAGCATGCATGGACAGGGACCTATTTGCTTCCGTAAAAGATTGAACTTGTTCTTTATGTCAAACAGAACACATTGAGATAGATCGACAGTTCATTCCTGAGAAGATTTAAGACTCAGTTATACAACTTGTGTACACCCCTACTACCCTACTAAGTCTCAAACTGCATGTATAATTATCAAAGCCCTGCCCATGTGCAAATTTGAGGAGCTAAGTCACAAACTGTGAACGTACACTGTAATGATGGAGATTCTGGTATTATATTCCAGATCTCCTCATTATATTGTTCCCTTAACTAGTgtaggattttttttattagtttctAGGTTTATCGCTCAATCTGTTGAGCCTCTATATATACACTTGTACATACTCAAAAAATCATATGAAGCCTTTATTAATTCATCAATTCAGATCTGCTACGGGCCCAAGTTATTCAAGTTTTGCTAACAATAATAGTGGCAAATCAAGTAACAATTACAAAGTCAAATCATACTTTTTCAATCCCCTGTAAGAATAAAATGATGATAAGAAGCATGTAATTATCTAAAAAAATTTCAGAAAGCTTTTCAACTATTTCCTCGAGAATTCCTGGCACTGAGTTGTGAGCTTTTAAACATATTTTTCATAATTAGGGGCAACCGAAATAATGGTTAATATATGCCTGTGAATATTACTATGCAAAAAGTGAATTTAAACAAGAAATAAGAAGATGCAAGATGTCATAGAAATTTAGCCACACCATGTTTAGACCTAATCTTGGATGAgatatttatcatttttgtaAGTGTATAAAGATTATCCTAAACAATGAGAAAATGTAAACTACTTCGAGAAAAGAGATCACCTGAGTTCACATAGATCTTCCGTTCATCTACTATTCCCAAGTAATCAGGTTCTTTGTAAATCCTGCCCCCAAAAGTCGCAATGGAACCTGCTGCTCTCATGTTAATCACTAGAGCTGCCAAGTTATCCATACTTCCTTGTTCAAAAGCAGCATTAACTATGCAATCAGCCAATGAGTTTGAACACGTAGAATTGAGTTTCTCCCGGAGAGTGAAGCCAGCAAGGGGTTCCCATAGTATATCACAAATGTCTTGGGGGCTAAGCTTTTCAAAGACACCATCCGATGCAGTAATAATATAACTTTCATTGCCTGACAAAGGTTGCCAATCTGTCACCTCAGGCACTGAGATTACGCCAAAGCTGTTAGCATGATAAAAAGAATGATCTGGTCAGTTTCCAGTCATTTCTTTTAAAGTGTAGAGTGAATATCTGTAAAGATTAAGTCCCTTGGTTCAAGGTCACTTATCAATATGAAGGGCATGTGTCAAAATAAATCCAAGGCTCCTCGCAAAAGAAATAGTCGTACTTTTTAAAACGAATGTCCCCGATTGCTCTGGTTACAGCCAATTGGCCATTGACTCGAGCTACACCAGCCCATTTTGAAATATTGCCCCCAGCATATTCAACCCGGGATTTTTCTACTTCATTGTCAGGATGGTGATCATTTGTAAGCTCCTTAGCAATTAACACTGTCCATCCATTAGTCGCCATTTGCTTTAACTGATTGCGTTCATTTACAGATAAAGAAACACCCTCAGCCCTTCTCTGCTTGATAATCCTAAATACAGTTGCTACAGTTCGCAACACCAATTGTAAGTCAGAAACAGGAGTTCGCCTCAATTCAAGAAACATAGATGAAAAACTTTAAGAAACTgttgtaagaagtttgattttattaacATATTACATGGTCCAAGTGAATCAGTAGTCTTCTGCTAATATATAGGGCAGCATAAAACAGTAAATTGATTCTATTTAAACGGCAAGTATGGTCAAACCTTTATTCTCAGGTGGAGACTGATATACTTCAGAGCATAAAAATGCCTTCGAGTCACCTAAATTTGCAACTAGAATTTGAGCTTCTGCTAGGAGTACAACGGCTGCAGTAGTGCCAGAACTCAGGTTGTATCTTGATGCATCCTTCATTGACCAGATACCCACATAAGAAAATGGCAGATGACCAGTACCTTAAATCTTCAATTACCTAAATAAAACTCACCATAGCAAACTTTGCATCAATGTCATGAATTGCTCTTAACAATGCTTCCCTCAACAGGTCAAAGGGTAAAGATCCATCTAAAATAGTTGACAAAGTCACCTTGAACCTGAAAAACGAGTTCCGTTTACTATTATCTTCCTCATCCATATCAACTGAAAGGACAGGAGGAAAACACAATGTAAACGAAGAAAACATAGCATACACTCATCATATTTGAACCTACGAATCTTACATATAAAGAGTCCAAATAAATGGAAAAACACATGAACAAATAGATGTATACATATGGTAAGAAGTCATCCAAATTTAGTTCAAGTAGCAGCACACTCTCATCTTAACTACAGACAGAAGCTTATAATTACACGCACATTattaattacataaattaaCTCACTATCTTAACCCAGAGTACTCTTAGCACGACAAGAAAAGAGAGACCTCCCAAGATTCAGAGTTCGGCCATCGATATCCTCGTATTGAATCTTCTGGAAACCAGCAGCATCTTCCATTTTATCCGGCAGCCTTTTCATCAAATTCCTCGACAAGAAAGAGTAAGTAGTATCCAGAAGAAAGTAAGTATGCAGCACAAAATACTCCAACAGCAACTCAGATGCCATTTCACTAGCTTCCGAACCATTATGTCCATCAAAAACCGCCATTATCCCAACATTAACTTCCTCAACCCCCTTCGGACCTTGACAA
This sequence is a window from Salvia splendens isolate huo1 chromosome 14, SspV2, whole genome shotgun sequence. Protein-coding genes within it:
- the LOC121765459 gene encoding uncharacterized protein LOC121765459 isoform X1, with product MMMIFNVFDLLLLILALTSPVGGESPTCLAVYREGGATAVFQSPKCPRWTLSNFKSQSNRRLESRSMTCQSSTLQGRRKSQEDRTLCAVDLRIPFPGPKGVEEVNVGIMAVFDGHNGSEASEMASELLLEYFVLHTYFLLDTTYSFLSRNLMKRLPDKMEDAAGFQKIQYEDIDGRTLNLGRFKVTLSTILDGSLPFDLLREALLRAIHDIDAKFAMDASRYNLSSGTTAAVVLLAEAQILVANLGDSKAFLCSEVYQSPPENKATVFRIIKQRRAEGVSLSVNERNQLKQMATNGWTVLIAKELTNDHHPDNEVEKSRVEYAGGNISKWAGVARVNGQLAVTRAIGDIRFKNFGVISVPEVTDWQPLSGNESYIITASDGVFEKLSPQDICDILWEPLAGFTLREKLNSTCSNSLADCIVNAAFEQGSMDNLAALVINMRAAGSIATFGGRIYKEPDYLGIVDERKIYVNSADANTSILAELRPLPDVTKFDRLLVEGKHNNFRCFYLSENLDVNDDYTFWIHKDAREPVSEQLTALSGAHQFTWSRPIDFYSDQHTCMHFGSYIDDEKDHCMSSDGFARFLGFLGSIPLHNSGQSEHATSDTRYILKKKFDRGAYGEVWLAFNWNCSQLGKSSQRKFVEENGFYRNERTTVHNENEDTNMFFEDCKRGNSDDNMFILKRIMVERGIGAYLSGLREKYFGEIFLNASNSLQGSSPPREPDFWKLSHCSTHGSGNVNKSVNRDTEDSSIPEDVNFREKRLGEAANEEGLNHIARYVESFESRSNEIWLVFHHEGFSLSKLLYTAEDVVSDADKERGNHGKRIQILRASNWWHWLKTTEAGQEEFRDIIWQLLMALKSCHDRNITHRDIKPENMVICFEDQDSGSCLTSTPNSSENCTTKMRIIDFGSAVNDFTVKHFYGSLGPSSNEQTSGYAPPEAFLNVSWYKGPSTVTSKYDMWSVGVVIMEMILGSPNVFQINSKTQALLDQQLKGWNDNLKELAYKLRSLMEMCILIPGISSKLHQNGGTNSQSSSSPVPWKCSEEYFSYLIRSRDPLQLGFPNIWALRLVRGLLEWDPESRLSVDDALKHPYFTSAS
- the LOC121765459 gene encoding uncharacterized protein LOC121765459 isoform X2 produces the protein MDASRYNLSSGTTAAVVLLAEAQILVANLGDSKAFLCSEVYQSPPENKATVFRIIKQRRAEGVSLSVNERNQLKQMATNGWTVLIAKELTNDHHPDNEVEKSRVEYAGGNISKWAGVARVNGQLAVTRAIGDIRFKNFGVISVPEVTDWQPLSGNESYIITASDGVFEKLSPQDICDILWEPLAGFTLREKLNSTCSNSLADCIVNAAFEQGSMDNLAALVINMRAAGSIATFGGRIYKEPDYLGIVDERKIYVNSADANTSILAELRPLPDVTKFDRLLVEGKHNNFRCFYLSENLDVNDDYTFWIHKDAREPVSEQLTALSGAHQFTWSRPIDFYSDQHTCMHFGSYIDDEKDHCMSSDGFARFLGFLGSIPLHNSGQSEHATSDTRYILKKKFDRGAYGEVWLAFNWNCSQLGKSSQRKFVEENGFYRNERTTVHNENEDTNMFFEDCKRGNSDDNMFILKRIMVERGIGAYLSGLREKYFGEIFLNASNSLQGSSPPREPDFWKLSHCSTHGSGNVNKSVNRDTEDSSIPEDVNFREKRLGEAANEEGLNHIARYVESFESRSNEIWLVFHHEGFSLSKLLYTAEDVVSDADKERGNHGKRIQILRASNWWHWLKTTEAGQEEFRDIIWQLLMALKSCHDRNITHRDIKPENMVICFEDQDSGSCLTSTPNSSENCTTKMRIIDFGSAVNDFTVKHFYGSLGPSSNEQTSGYAPPEAFLNVSWYKGPSTVTSKYDMWSVGVVIMEMILGSPNVFQINSKTQALLDQQLKGWNDNLKELAYKLRSLMEMCILIPGISSKLHQNGGTNSQSSSSPVPWKCSEEYFSYLIRSRDPLQLGFPNIWALRLVRGLLEWDPESRLSVDDALKHPYFTSAS